In Candidatus Contubernalis alkalaceticus, the following proteins share a genomic window:
- a CDS encoding VanW family protein, protein MGKKVLVTAGIILLVILLIGLGDYLYFLNKVYPGVSIGQEAVGLLKAEEIKEALKSRGFEQQEVLFKYPKEVEKYSLETLGIIPDYQCLSDRALQIGREGNINENIVKRLEVLREGKDISLCFIVNEQKIDSILQELSGKIKIEAKDADFDIKGDEISIIPGENGIELDNEKSKECFYHALKELREVKAPIEFSIMCKEVEPELTTETLEETGINQMLVNFHTVFSQNDQNRNQNIKLASGFINLYMMAPGEVFSFNQVVGNATAERGFKEAPIIVGGQFVQGVGGGICQVSSTLYNAALLSNMEIIERTNHGRAVGYLPLGRDATIAYDYLDLKFKNSHSHHILISSRVEDNKLVIRIFGNPVSEQRVEIKTTDVVRIEPEIKTEVNNQLKSGEKKIVQSGSPGYRVTVWRIVYIGEEEVNRERLSRDYYKPSPVIYHVGPQVQAEAPVDNLPGNNESVEDYVEGEEEREYRGEEDREHQESINLEMLHDFVFLR, encoded by the coding sequence ATGGGTAAAAAAGTTCTTGTAACTGCAGGAATTATACTGCTGGTTATTTTGCTGATAGGATTAGGTGACTATCTATATTTTTTAAATAAAGTATATCCAGGAGTATCTATTGGGCAGGAAGCAGTTGGTCTATTAAAAGCTGAAGAAATCAAAGAAGCTTTAAAGTCCCGAGGCTTTGAACAGCAGGAGGTATTGTTTAAATATCCAAAGGAAGTAGAAAAGTATAGTCTGGAGACACTGGGAATTATTCCTGACTATCAATGTCTATCTGACAGAGCATTACAAATAGGTCGTGAGGGAAATATTAATGAAAACATAGTAAAACGTCTGGAGGTTTTACGGGAAGGAAAAGATATTTCCCTATGTTTTATAGTAAATGAGCAAAAGATTGATTCTATACTGCAAGAACTTTCTGGTAAAATAAAAATTGAAGCAAAAGATGCTGATTTTGATATAAAGGGGGACGAAATATCTATTATCCCAGGGGAAAACGGTATTGAGTTAGATAATGAGAAAAGCAAAGAGTGTTTTTATCATGCTTTAAAAGAATTAAGAGAAGTAAAAGCTCCTATAGAATTTTCTATAATGTGTAAGGAAGTTGAACCGGAACTCACAACCGAAACTTTGGAAGAAACAGGAATTAATCAAATGTTGGTTAACTTTCATACGGTGTTTAGTCAAAATGATCAAAATAGAAATCAAAATATTAAATTGGCCAGTGGATTTATTAATCTTTATATGATGGCACCAGGGGAGGTATTTTCATTTAACCAGGTAGTGGGTAATGCTACGGCAGAAAGAGGATTTAAAGAGGCTCCCATTATTGTTGGTGGACAGTTTGTGCAGGGAGTTGGTGGGGGAATATGTCAGGTATCTTCTACATTATACAATGCTGCACTGCTGAGTAATATGGAAATTATTGAAAGGACTAACCACGGCCGTGCAGTAGGTTACCTTCCCCTGGGAAGAGATGCTACCATTGCCTATGATTATTTAGATTTGAAGTTTAAAAATAGTCATTCTCATCATATTTTAATTTCTTCCAGGGTGGAAGATAATAAACTGGTTATACGGATTTTTGGAAATCCCGTCTCGGAGCAAAGGGTTGAAATTAAAACGACAGATGTTGTTAGGATTGAGCCGGAAATAAAAACGGAGGTTAACAATCAGCTGAAGTCAGGAGAAAAAAAAATAGTTCAATCAGGGTCACCCGGTTACCGTGTGACTGTTTGGAGGATTGTATATATAGGGGAAGAAGAAGTTAACCGGGAAAGATTGTCTAGAGATTATTATAAGCCCTCCCCGGTGATCTACCATGTAGGTCCTCAGGTTCAGGCAGAAGCTCCGGTGGACAATCTTCCGGGTAATAATGAATCTGTTGAGGATTATGTGGAAGGGGAAGAAGAAAGAGAGTATAGAGGTGAAGAGGATAGAGAACATCAAGAATCTATAAATCTAGAGATGTTACATGATTTTGTATTCCTCCGGTAA